The proteins below come from a single Serratia ficaria genomic window:
- a CDS encoding HTH domain-containing protein, with protein sequence MKFDLNEAIRDVLDFLKTHWKPSLAKYIIWPSMTVGLASLSVPIWIDIANWVLVHQNFFPGYQFPLAQPNYPLGASLIILSVLVYFLDVWLKKNNELPNQLTELPSQVAHEITKRMKSAGFNAQHLQDEKIEKLSHEITLLRFFGSFPKEEKATALAESIIDGELSGGTPQAKARALALLARYVCMGERVEQAKSWLSSSKKLCQTEEAVIAQAFFDAIGSNNVDAASGLLKTSSPSNYAAFFMITKTVEGNEAAFDWLDGSGLSVQDLDNDGKVVLVSALLSEHRWEKALGFVQAIGDESLSMSPALAQISAFTFLVNAIKATELRKIVMNSVPLAAERFPLADDSDSIVLRNRAVDLFKVCSELARRLGAEDVANMADNYGLWLELRNSETHEQAKAQLQSYFVSYTQKTLEYLPLAFAFGIDIDFESIEKEVNRQTALSYYNDPILGLARFVLAQTKKPVSAVVEYIVRHRVQMERAVNPIAISMFEIEALARSGLVDDAELLLKKIEGSGAPDAEVRNLQNIIESAKGEDPVALAISQYQQSKATNDLSHLVNLLERENVGDRYYSYCKELFDRTGQESDAIRVCNAASSLGKFSELHQFLSDRMDLVKISEGLQAHWAWSLFRKGDLSGAQQQIALLRQSKSQLTDLKALEINLAIFGGNWESLSVFVEDSWNSREELKVDDLLHAAQLAKAVLPGRARQIVEYCTGKNTEDPKVLAASYLTATMMGWENNQEASAWLNKAMALSNDNGPLHRASFDDLKEMMSEARERNERVYKAYYDGDSPIFTVAEILNRTMSDFYLVQPQENKSAKDIRRKNLVPIFSGTRPVQIIVGKTIAIDASSAMVMENIGVLHYLLDCFESIVIPHSFMRWLFEEKQKVAFHQPSQIEKAKYFERMVSNGRISVFHPKTINNPGLVLDVGDELAYMLEEAHASPKNELQALVVCSNPVYKVGGSFREVEADLSSFHHSLISCTQLIKKLESLAVITEAQCVKALNYLRQHEKEWPTDIEVASGARLYLDSLSITYLMTVEMLDKLSDAGFDLYVFKGERDRYRSLVNYDSIIEQADSKIENIRKILSNGLMSGKVLLAEMPLNREQVASSKNNYARPTEELFEALKICDTALIDDRFMNKYQNITFDGRTAPIYTSLDFIETLHHKGIISQEQKLDARTSLREFGFEFVGISAEELEYHLNHSVISNGEFKPTKQLRLIRENLLLIRISGLVQLPRDAQWLHETMKMIAETIMAQWSADIPLELSRARSCWLYELMGYREWAQAHQIRGDGGMAYMGEVLKVNSMLIAPESLSNEQKEGYKAWLDEFVLGPLRDIDPWSFKKVIDSMKQQVKSISKQSMLEEELNG encoded by the coding sequence ATGAAATTTGATCTAAATGAAGCAATCCGTGATGTGTTAGATTTTCTGAAGACACATTGGAAGCCCTCATTAGCGAAGTATATTATTTGGCCGTCAATGACTGTAGGTTTAGCGTCGCTTAGTGTCCCTATATGGATTGATATTGCCAACTGGGTGTTAGTCCACCAGAATTTTTTCCCCGGTTATCAGTTTCCTCTTGCGCAGCCAAATTACCCTCTGGGAGCCTCCCTTATAATTTTAAGTGTTCTTGTTTATTTTCTTGATGTGTGGCTAAAGAAAAATAATGAGCTACCCAATCAATTAACCGAACTCCCATCACAAGTAGCCCATGAAATAACAAAACGTATGAAGAGTGCAGGATTTAATGCTCAGCATCTTCAAGACGAGAAAATAGAAAAACTTTCTCACGAAATTACCTTATTACGTTTTTTTGGATCTTTTCCTAAGGAAGAAAAAGCGACTGCTTTAGCAGAAAGCATTATTGATGGAGAGCTGTCCGGTGGTACCCCTCAAGCAAAAGCTAGGGCACTAGCGCTACTGGCAAGGTACGTGTGCATGGGGGAAAGAGTTGAGCAGGCGAAAAGCTGGTTATCAAGTTCTAAAAAACTGTGCCAAACGGAGGAGGCGGTAATAGCACAGGCCTTTTTTGATGCTATTGGATCGAACAATGTAGATGCGGCGTCTGGTTTGCTTAAGACAAGTAGCCCATCCAATTATGCCGCCTTCTTCATGATTACAAAAACAGTGGAGGGAAACGAAGCTGCTTTTGACTGGCTTGACGGTTCAGGTTTAAGTGTTCAGGACTTAGATAACGATGGAAAAGTCGTTTTAGTTTCTGCATTGCTGTCAGAACATCGATGGGAAAAGGCATTAGGTTTTGTGCAGGCGATAGGCGATGAGTCCTTGTCTATGTCTCCAGCGCTGGCTCAGATTTCTGCATTCACATTTTTGGTAAATGCAATTAAGGCCACTGAACTTCGCAAAATCGTAATGAATTCTGTTCCATTAGCGGCAGAGCGATTTCCGCTGGCAGATGATTCTGACTCTATAGTGCTTAGAAATCGCGCTGTTGATCTGTTTAAAGTTTGTTCTGAACTGGCGAGGCGTCTTGGTGCTGAAGATGTCGCGAATATGGCGGATAACTATGGGCTGTGGTTAGAGCTTAGAAACAGTGAAACACATGAGCAGGCAAAGGCTCAACTTCAGAGCTACTTCGTTAGTTACACTCAAAAAACTCTTGAGTATTTGCCACTGGCATTCGCGTTTGGAATTGATATTGATTTTGAGTCCATTGAAAAGGAAGTAAATAGGCAAACGGCACTAAGCTATTATAATGATCCAATTCTTGGTTTAGCCAGGTTTGTATTGGCACAAACAAAAAAACCAGTCTCGGCAGTAGTGGAGTATATCGTTCGCCACAGAGTTCAAATGGAGAGAGCGGTTAATCCCATTGCCATTAGCATGTTTGAAATAGAGGCATTGGCGCGTTCAGGATTGGTTGATGATGCAGAACTGCTCCTAAAAAAGATAGAGGGATCTGGTGCGCCTGATGCTGAAGTAAGGAATCTGCAAAATATTATTGAGTCGGCCAAGGGGGAAGATCCAGTTGCATTAGCTATAAGCCAATATCAACAAAGTAAAGCTACCAATGATCTTTCTCATTTGGTTAATTTACTGGAAAGAGAAAACGTTGGGGATAGATACTACTCATATTGTAAGGAGCTCTTTGATCGCACTGGCCAGGAATCTGATGCTATCAGAGTCTGTAATGCCGCCTCTTCGCTTGGGAAATTTTCTGAGCTTCATCAATTTCTGTCAGATAGGATGGATCTCGTCAAGATAAGTGAGGGGTTGCAGGCTCACTGGGCTTGGTCTTTATTTAGAAAAGGCGACCTAAGCGGCGCTCAACAACAGATTGCGTTGTTGAGGCAATCTAAATCACAACTGACTGATCTTAAAGCACTTGAAATCAATTTGGCCATATTCGGTGGTAACTGGGAATCTCTTAGCGTTTTTGTAGAGGATAGTTGGAATAGCCGGGAGGAATTGAAGGTTGATGATCTTTTGCATGCTGCCCAGTTGGCGAAGGCGGTTTTACCCGGTCGGGCAAGGCAAATAGTAGAGTACTGTACTGGAAAAAACACTGAAGACCCTAAGGTGTTAGCGGCATCATACCTTACGGCGACCATGATGGGCTGGGAGAACAATCAAGAAGCATCCGCATGGCTCAATAAGGCGATGGCTCTTTCCAATGATAATGGCCCATTGCATAGGGCTTCATTTGACGACTTAAAAGAGATGATGTCCGAGGCTAGGGAGAGAAATGAAAGAGTTTATAAGGCCTATTATGATGGTGATTCGCCCATTTTTACAGTGGCGGAGATATTAAACAGGACTATGTCTGACTTTTACCTAGTCCAGCCTCAGGAAAACAAAAGCGCGAAAGATATACGTCGGAAAAATTTGGTCCCAATATTTTCTGGGACAAGACCTGTGCAGATTATTGTTGGTAAGACGATTGCCATCGATGCCTCCAGTGCCATGGTTATGGAAAATATAGGGGTGCTACATTATTTATTAGATTGCTTCGAGAGCATTGTTATCCCTCACTCGTTCATGCGCTGGTTGTTTGAAGAAAAGCAAAAAGTTGCTTTTCACCAACCGAGCCAGATCGAAAAGGCAAAATATTTTGAGCGAATGGTATCTAACGGCAGAATTTCCGTTTTTCATCCTAAAACGATCAACAATCCGGGGTTGGTCCTGGATGTAGGTGATGAACTTGCTTATATGCTTGAGGAGGCACACGCTAGTCCTAAAAATGAGTTGCAGGCACTGGTGGTGTGCTCCAACCCTGTGTATAAGGTAGGTGGCTCCTTCAGGGAGGTGGAAGCAGACCTTTCTTCATTTCACCACAGTCTGATTTCATGTACGCAATTAATTAAAAAACTCGAAAGTCTGGCTGTAATAACGGAAGCTCAGTGTGTTAAAGCCTTAAACTACCTGCGCCAACACGAGAAAGAGTGGCCTACAGATATTGAAGTAGCAAGTGGTGCAAGATTGTATCTTGATTCACTGTCAATTACCTATTTGATGACAGTTGAAATGCTCGACAAGCTCAGTGATGCCGGATTCGACTTGTATGTATTTAAGGGGGAGCGTGATAGGTATAGATCGTTGGTAAACTACGATTCAATCATCGAACAGGCAGATTCGAAAATAGAAAATATAAGGAAAATATTATCTAATGGGCTCATGTCTGGGAAAGTACTCCTTGCTGAAATGCCGCTAAATCGAGAGCAAGTAGCTTCGTCTAAGAATAATTATGCTAGGCCAACAGAGGAACTTTTTGAGGCACTTAAAATATGCGATACAGCCTTGATCGATGATCGATTTATGAACAAGTATCAAAATATTACATTTGATGGAAGAACCGCACCTATTTATACATCATTAGATTTTATTGAGACTCTACACCATAAAGGGATTATTTCTCAAGAACAGAAGCTTGATGCCAGAACATCACTTCGGGAATTTGGGTTTGAGTTTGTAGGCATTTCTGCTGAAGAGCTTGAATATCATCTAAATCACTCGGTCATTTCAAATGGCGAGTTTAAACCAACTAAACAGCTAAGACTGATAAGAGAAAATCTGCTTTTGATCAGGATTAGTGGTCTGGTTCAGCTCCCGCGAGATGCGCAGTGGCTACACGAAACAATGAAAATGATTGCAGAAACCATAATGGCTCAGTGGTCGGCTGATATCCCACTTGAACTGAGCCGTGCGAGATCCTGCTGGCTTTATGAGCTGATGGGCTATCGGGAGTGGGCTCAGGCCCACCAAATAAGGGGCGATGGAGGGATGGCCTATATGGGTGAGGTTTTAAAGGTGAATTCCATGTTGATCGCACCGGAGTCTTTATCTAATGAGCAAAAGGAAGGCTACAAAGCATGGTTAGATGAGTTTGTTCTGGGGCCGCTGAGGGATATCGACCCCTGGAGTTTTAAAAAAGTGATTGACTCTATGAAGCAACAGGTTAAAAGCATTTCTAAGCAATCAATGTTGGAGGAAGAGCTGAATGGCTAA
- a CDS encoding protein kinase, protein MVKRFRRMSDSDINTIVADLDRWALGELGSKLTWVVLEERFGFSRQSLQAKSEIKAAYDNAKRALSGGLVKTKEQAAKEAEVLQVEVDRLKAELEAYKRKEAQWLRRWQQIAFHVRQKGIQMTNVDKAPLEGAELPSNTETAQILRPFDKEIPPLGRV, encoded by the coding sequence ATGGTTAAGCGCTTCAGACGAATGTCCGACAGTGATATCAATACAATCGTTGCCGATTTGGATCGCTGGGCACTGGGCGAGCTTGGGTCAAAACTTACCTGGGTGGTGCTAGAAGAGCGCTTTGGCTTTAGTCGCCAGTCGCTCCAGGCTAAATCCGAGATCAAAGCCGCTTATGATAACGCTAAACGAGCACTGTCGGGCGGTTTGGTGAAAACCAAAGAGCAAGCCGCTAAAGAGGCTGAGGTGCTTCAGGTGGAGGTAGATCGCCTCAAGGCTGAGTTGGAGGCCTACAAGCGAAAAGAAGCTCAATGGCTGCGCCGCTGGCAGCAAATCGCCTTCCACGTACGGCAGAAAGGCATACAAATGACTAATGTTGATAAAGCCCCGCTAGAAGGAGCTGAGCTGCCTTCTAATACTGAAACTGCGCAAATCCTCCGGCCGTTTGACAAAGAAATTCCACCTTTAGGGAGAGTTTAA
- a CDS encoding integrase: MSDGRSNRKAKVIPFIDRLERDRKANTQALVDKAKLMKLEGFESVVWGNPVWQVNAGRLVKLTGKNAKTASFAFTLPPKLGSEPLRADWEEVAKALLILRYHRKHQSTPNQRNFVTAVGYISFAANQLGQDLARLTPEALDNACGLISKHYSDTTAYNLHKHVAEFAAHSDANGLCRVLLQYKYSKIARPASTGGLNHKRLDDPEVLETKSDKFVDPVVFRVIGELYLKIPKEHKYRLYILMLTLLACTGRRFSEISLLPLQEIKLDDEQNVFIQYFPRKASRGDLFTPIRNLYLPSEVVPIVRDVLGEALEATAVARITAEEMHRTKGPDLRFLYKIPEHKKLYIDDLLSIGVSHTVIGSTGWIRKEGLVWQDYGRVTKKGKMPNNPICYTNKEGVRAYCFRDFSEKSLRPLHIDQFGKEYYLKDLLFIRPLGLSSGSYAHWLATSCSQSMFTTFLRYFPALAAEYASSSIEVDFTSHHFRHTLNTLLDEGGLSDLLQTEWFGRTNPRDTKAYQHTSREKRALMLREDIKKGLVGGQLAEQIKVAPVAVQDAILKARIQAVHDVGTGICIHNFSQTPCERHLQCSADCKDYVWAKDDKGRLDEQKRQYALTALARKNAEKQLDSAKPKKSADWLAHNDKKLKTLAAQLADNGVEHFDPEEYLNEVEHG; the protein is encoded by the coding sequence ATGTCTGATGGTCGCTCGAATCGGAAGGCCAAGGTTATCCCCTTCATTGATCGTCTTGAGCGCGATAGAAAGGCAAATACCCAAGCCTTGGTCGATAAAGCTAAGCTAATGAAGTTGGAAGGGTTTGAGTCGGTTGTTTGGGGTAATCCTGTGTGGCAAGTCAATGCTGGCCGCCTAGTCAAACTTACGGGCAAAAACGCCAAAACAGCGTCGTTTGCTTTTACACTTCCCCCCAAACTCGGCTCTGAACCTCTACGTGCTGACTGGGAGGAGGTTGCCAAAGCATTATTGATTCTTCGATACCACAGAAAACACCAATCAACACCCAATCAGCGTAACTTCGTTACCGCTGTTGGATATATCTCATTTGCAGCTAACCAACTTGGGCAGGATCTAGCCAGACTCACGCCAGAAGCGCTAGACAATGCGTGTGGGTTAATTTCAAAACACTACAGCGACACCACGGCCTACAACCTTCACAAACATGTTGCAGAGTTCGCTGCACACTCTGATGCCAATGGTTTGTGCAGGGTTCTATTGCAGTACAAATATTCCAAGATAGCACGCCCTGCGAGCACAGGAGGACTGAATCATAAGCGGCTGGATGATCCTGAGGTTTTGGAAACAAAATCTGACAAATTTGTTGATCCTGTTGTGTTTCGAGTTATCGGCGAGCTCTATTTGAAAATTCCAAAAGAGCATAAATACAGATTGTATATCCTGATGTTGACTCTGCTTGCTTGCACAGGTCGCCGCTTTAGTGAAATTTCATTGCTTCCACTTCAAGAAATTAAATTGGATGATGAGCAAAATGTCTTCATACAATACTTCCCTAGGAAGGCAAGCCGTGGTGATCTATTTACGCCTATAAGAAATCTCTATTTGCCATCAGAGGTTGTGCCAATCGTTCGAGATGTGCTTGGTGAAGCACTTGAGGCAACAGCTGTGGCGAGAATAACAGCAGAAGAAATGCATCGTACTAAAGGACCTGACCTTCGTTTTCTGTATAAAATTCCAGAGCACAAGAAGCTATACATCGATGACTTGCTAAGTATAGGGGTAAGTCACACTGTGATTGGTTCTACTGGGTGGATCAGGAAGGAAGGGCTTGTTTGGCAGGACTATGGTCGTGTCACCAAGAAAGGAAAAATGCCAAATAACCCAATTTGTTACACAAACAAAGAGGGGGTCAGGGCCTATTGCTTTCGAGATTTTTCTGAAAAATCACTACGACCACTTCATATCGATCAGTTTGGTAAAGAATATTATCTAAAAGATCTTTTATTCATTCGTCCGCTGGGACTTTCTAGTGGGAGCTACGCTCATTGGCTGGCTACAAGCTGTAGCCAGTCCATGTTTACTACCTTTCTTCGCTATTTCCCTGCGCTTGCCGCCGAATACGCATCTAGCAGTATTGAGGTGGATTTTACCAGTCACCATTTCCGTCACACGCTTAATACCCTGCTTGATGAGGGCGGGTTAAGTGATTTGCTGCAAACCGAATGGTTTGGCCGAACCAACCCAAGGGATACCAAAGCCTATCAGCATACATCCCGCGAAAAACGAGCACTGATGCTCCGTGAAGACATCAAAAAAGGCTTGGTTGGAGGCCAGTTAGCTGAGCAAATCAAAGTAGCTCCGGTAGCAGTCCAGGATGCCATTCTGAAAGCGCGAATTCAGGCGGTGCATGATGTTGGTACGGGTATCTGCATTCACAACTTTTCTCAAACACCCTGCGAGCGGCATTTGCAATGTTCGGCGGACTGCAAAGACTACGTGTGGGCTAAGGATGATAAGGGTCGTCTGGACGAGCAGAAGCGCCAGTATGCCCTTACTGCGCTGGCGCGAAAAAATGCTGAAAAGCAGTTGGATAGTGCCAAGCCGAAAAAGAGTGCGGACTGGCTGGCACACAACGATAAAAAACTTAAAACACTGGCTGCCCAACTGGCCGACAACGGGGTTGAGCACTTTGATCCCGAAGAATATCTAAACGAGGTAGAGCATGGTTAA